One genomic region from Gemmatimonadaceae bacterium encodes:
- a CDS encoding SGNH/GDSL hydrolase family protein, translating to MRLTRWLVATLQYAGLACFGLVLALAGGELMLRVYNPFESRVKGYAIALPVNQRYIIKNLDDDKLDPTIIHTTNSLGFRGPEPPATPSSILTIMTIGGSTTECFYLSDGHTWTDVLGRDLAQTFRPVWVDDAGLDGQSTFGHLVLLDSIVHMRAKPKVAVFLIGVNDIGHDAPTAEDTTLYRRYSVRRFARRLVEHSELLALGVNAYRSIEARRSGLVQGQGWSMKNLQVDLHRSEHEPMRTAERMMLLAQNRARYIPAYDARVRALVQRSRANGIEPILVTQPLLIGPVTDDVTGVDLATVRWGKGNGAEMWDVMELYNDVVRRVGEEDSVLVVDLARQMPKSSRYFYDYVHYTNAGAQRVGDIIYSDICPFLSARYPMYRTSACTASRTSAVVAAK from the coding sequence ATGCGCCTAACGCGCTGGCTCGTCGCGACGCTGCAATATGCCGGCCTCGCCTGTTTCGGCCTGGTGCTGGCCCTCGCCGGCGGCGAGCTGATGCTGCGCGTGTACAACCCCTTCGAGTCGCGTGTGAAGGGGTACGCGATCGCGCTGCCGGTGAATCAGCGCTACATCATCAAGAATCTCGACGACGACAAGCTCGACCCGACGATCATTCACACGACGAATTCGCTCGGCTTTCGAGGGCCGGAGCCACCGGCGACGCCATCGTCCATCCTCACTATCATGACGATTGGCGGCAGCACGACTGAGTGCTTCTATCTCTCCGACGGCCACACCTGGACCGACGTCCTCGGCCGCGACCTGGCGCAGACCTTTCGCCCGGTGTGGGTGGACGACGCGGGGCTCGATGGACAGTCGACGTTCGGCCACCTCGTGTTGCTCGACAGCATCGTGCACATGCGCGCCAAACCGAAGGTGGCGGTCTTTCTCATCGGCGTCAACGACATCGGCCACGACGCGCCGACCGCCGAGGATACCACACTGTACCGGCGATACAGTGTGCGCCGGTTCGCCCGCCGCCTTGTGGAGCACAGCGAGCTGCTTGCGTTAGGCGTCAATGCATATCGGTCCATCGAAGCGCGCCGCAGCGGCCTCGTGCAAGGGCAGGGTTGGAGCATGAAAAACCTGCAAGTCGATCTGCATCGCTCGGAGCACGAGCCGATGCGCACCGCGGAGCGCATGATGCTGCTCGCGCAGAACCGCGCGCGCTACATCCCCGCGTACGACGCGCGCGTTCGCGCGCTGGTACAACGGTCGCGCGCCAACGGCATCGAACCCATTCTCGTGACGCAACCGCTCTTAATCGGCCCGGTCACCGATGACGTAACCGGCGTCGATCTCGCCACCGTCCGCTGGGGCAAAGGGAACGGCGCCGAGATGTGGGACGTGATGGAGCTCTACAACGACGTCGTGCGACGAGTCGGTGAAGAAGACAGCGTTCTCGTGGTGGATCTGGCGCGGCAGATGCCGAAAAGCTCCCGCTACTTCTATGATTACGTCCATTATACGAATGCGGGCGCCCAGCGCGTCGGCGACATCATTTATAGCGACATCTGCCCGTTCTTGAGTGCGCGGTATCCGATGTATCGCACGTCTGCGTGCACTGCGTCGCGGACCAGCGCAGTGGTCGCCGCCAAGTGA
- a CDS encoding DUF5989 family protein gives MLGDLWLFLRVRKKWWLMPLVIMLVLLSILMVLAHGSALSPFIYTLF, from the coding sequence ATGCTCGGGGACCTGTGGTTGTTCTTGCGCGTGCGCAAGAAGTGGTGGCTCATGCCGCTCGTGATCATGCTCGTGTTGTTGAGTATTCTCATGGTGCTGGCGCACGGCAGCGCGCTGTCCCCGTTCATCTACACGCTGTTCTGA
- a CDS encoding SxtJ family membrane protein: MESLWPKTPTRKQLREFGVAVGGALVVVGGIVLWRHPAWHAHGYAWIAGAALMLLGAVAPPVLLPLYKPWMAFATGLGIVTTSLLLSVLYLLVLPLFGLFARLTGKDTLERAWAPGTQRTYWKPHERIDVPDRHLRPF; this comes from the coding sequence ATGGAATCGCTCTGGCCAAAGACTCCAACGCGAAAGCAGTTGCGCGAGTTCGGCGTCGCCGTCGGCGGCGCCCTGGTAGTCGTGGGCGGCATCGTGCTCTGGCGGCATCCCGCGTGGCATGCGCACGGGTATGCCTGGATCGCTGGAGCCGCGCTCATGCTGTTGGGCGCCGTTGCGCCGCCGGTGCTCTTGCCACTCTACAAGCCGTGGATGGCGTTCGCCACCGGCCTCGGCATCGTCACGACGTCGCTTCTTCTGTCCGTGCTCTATCTCCTGGTGCTTCCGCTCTTCGGCCTGTTCGCTCGCCTAACCGGCAAGGACACGCTCGAGCGCGCCTGGGCGCCGGGAACCCAGCGCACGTACTGGAAGCCGCACGAGCGCATCGACGTGCCCGACCGGCACCTGCGGCCGTTCTGA